The window CCAGGTCGTCGTGACCGACTGCGAACCCGATTGCGCAAACGGCACCCTGAAGCGTTACGACGTCCGTGTCGTGGCCGACCGACTCGTAGCAGGCGAAGCCCTCCAGACGTACGGACGGCTGCGCGTCACACCGACGGGCGACAAGCCGGACTTCTGGCACGCCACCGAGACCTATCGCCTGCCCACGGTCGAGTCAGCCGGCTGACCCACCACCGACCAGCGCGTCGCCGAAGGTGAGCGTGGCCACGGCCCCGTCGTCGTTGGCAAGGGTCAGCCTGGCGCCGAGCAGCTCGGCCTGCGCGGACGCGATGGCCAGGCCCAGGCCCGACCCGGCCGCACCGGAGTGCCGACGGAATCGCAGTGGTCCTTGGGTCAACACCTGCTCGGGATAACCCGGACCATCGTCGCGCACCTCGATCGAGGCACCCCTGACGGTGACGGTGACGCGCTGGCCACCATGCGCGGCGGCGTTGCGGACCAGGTTCGACACGATCAGGTGGACGCGACGCGGATCGGTCTCCACGACCGCCGGATCCTCGACCACCAGGGTGGCTTGCTCGGTCGCGTCCGTGGCCAAGACACCGAGATCCACCGGCTCGCGCCGCACCTCGGCCTGACCGCTCTCGGCACGGAAGAGTTCGAGCAGATCCTCGACCAGACGCCGCAGCCGGTCGACCTGACGGCGTACGAGCGCCGAGGATTCGTCTTCGGGGAGCAACTCGGCCGAGGTCACCAGGGCTGTGAGAGGCGTACGCAACTCGTGTGCCACGTCGGCACCGAACTGTCGTTCGCGTTCCACCCGGGCGGCCAGCGCGGCCGTCATCTCGTCGACGGCCTGGGACAGGGCCGTGACCTCGTCTCTCCCCCCCACCACGGCGGTGAGGTCGTGTTCGCCCGAGGCTGCCAATCCGGCAGCGCGGCGCAGTCGGCGCGACAGCCCCGTAGCCGCCCACCAGCCCAGCAGTGCGGCTGCCAGGAAGGCGATCAACCCTGCGAAGAGCAACGACTGCCGCAAGGCGGTCTGTTCGTCGCGCAACGGCGCCGCGTCGAGGCGTACGTTCATCACCACCTCGGGACCGAGGCGTTCTGCTGCCCACATCTTCGATCCGTCGAAGAAGGTGGCCTGGTCCCCTACCTGGTCAAGCGTCGCGATCAGCGCCTTGGGCGGGCCGTCGGCCGCGATCGAGGCGCCCTGGGTAAGCCGCCCGTTCACGCTGTAGACCAATGCGGCCGCGGCGAGTCGTTCGTTGGCCTGCTCGCGCAATCGCTCGCGCCCGTCCACACCGGCTTGTTGCAACACCAGCGCGCCCACGACCACCAGCACGACGAGCGTGACGGCCGCCATCGCCGCCGCGATCCGCGAGCGGATCGAGTGCCGCCAGCCGACCTTCACTGCCGGACCAGTTTGTAGCCTGCACCCCGCACGGTCGCGATCGTGTCGGCACCGATCTTGGAACGCAGTCGCTGGATATTGACGTCCACGACGCGCGGGTCGCCCCAGTCGCTGCTGCCCCAGACGTGGTCGAGCAGTTGGTCGCGCGACAGCACCGCACCGATGTGGTCGAGCAGCACCGAGAGCAGGCGGAACTCGGTCGCACTCAGTTGCACCGGCTCGCCGGCCTTGGTCAGTGTCATCCCGGCCCGGTCGATCTCCAGGTCACCGAGCCGTTCGGTCTCCTGGCGCGTCGCACCCCGGCGTACGACCGCGCGCAGCCGCGCCGCCAGCACATCTCCGTCGAAGGGCTTGGTCACATAGTCGTCCGCCCCGGCTTCCAGCCCCATGACCTGGTCGCTCGAAAGATCACGGGCAGTCAGCAGTACGACCGGAAGGTCGCCGCGACTGCGAATGAGTTTGGTCAGCGCGATGCCGTCCTTGCCCGGCATCATCACGTCCAGCAGCGCCACGTCGACCACCTCGGTGACGAGTTTGGCCTCGGCGTCGGTGCCATCGTGCGCCGTGACCACGTCGAAGCCGTGCTTGCGCAAGATCAGTGCGGTCGTTTCGCGCAGGTCTGCGTCGTCTTCGGCTAGCAGCACTCTCACGGGAGCACTCTAGGCACTGACCTGTCGCGTCTGCGCACGAGAAACACGCTGACCTGTCGCGTCTGCTCACGAGAAACACGCTGACCTGTCGCGTCTGCTCACTCCAGCGTGGCGAGATGGAACCCTGCGAGAGCCAGAATCGCACTGGCCAGCACCCTCCGGTGATCCACTGCAGGCTCGGTGGGTAATCCCACGGGCGGCGCAGGTGGCTCGGCACGGCAGCGTACGGACCCCAGCGCCGTCTCGATGCGCCACGCCAGCATCGCTGACTCGATGGGTTCGTCGAACACGCTCGGATCTCGGCGGGAGCGCTGCGGACGCGTGCGGGTTGGCGCGAGTTCTCAGATCAGGTGGAAGGTCTCCATCGAATCCAGCGCCGTCTCGGCTGCGAGGAACTTGGTGCGCATCGACCACCGCGTCCCGGTCGCGAGGAACCAGTCGTTGAGCATCAGCCCGTCCACCCACGCACTCAGCCGCACGGCCTGGAAGAACACCGGCGTAATGATCGGCGTGCCTGCCAGGAGGTCCACGGCGTCGCCGAACCAGAAGAGCCGGAAAAGGGGGCTCAGGTCCTGGCCATAGACGCGCTCGACATCTGCGGTCAGGCCGACGGTCGCGTCGACGAGCAGGTCGCCGATCGCGAAGAAGTCCTGCTGCTGCGCGACGCGGGTGTTCGCCAGGCGGATCGCCTCGGGAAAGTCGATGACCAGGTGTGCGATAAGTCCTTCG of the Nocardioides sp. genome contains:
- a CDS encoding HAMP domain-containing sensor histidine kinase, translating into MKVGWRHSIRSRIAAAMAAVTLVVLVVVGALVLQQAGVDGRERLREQANERLAAAALVYSVNGRLTQGASIAADGPPKALIATLDQVGDQATFFDGSKMWAAERLGPEVVMNVRLDAAPLRDEQTALRQSLLFAGLIAFLAAALLGWWAATGLSRRLRRAAGLAASGEHDLTAVVGGRDEVTALSQAVDEMTAALAARVERERQFGADVAHELRTPLTALVTSAELLPEDESSALVRRQVDRLRRLVEDLLELFRAESGQAEVRREPVDLGVLATDATEQATLVVEDPAVVETDPRRVHLIVSNLVRNAAAHGGQRVTVTVRGASIEVRDDGPGYPEQVLTQGPLRFRRHSGAAGSGLGLAIASAQAELLGARLTLANDDGAVATLTFGDALVGGGSAG
- a CDS encoding response regulator transcription factor → MRVLLAEDDADLRETTALILRKHGFDVVTAHDGTDAEAKLVTEVVDVALLDVMMPGKDGIALTKLIRSRGDLPVVLLTARDLSSDQVMGLEAGADDYVTKPFDGDVLAARLRAVVRRGATRQETERLGDLEIDRAGMTLTKAGEPVQLSATEFRLLSVLLDHIGAVLSRDQLLDHVWGSSDWGDPRVVDVNIQRLRSKIGADTIATVRGAGYKLVRQ